In Pseudomonadota bacterium, the sequence CGAGTAAGAATATCAGCAGGCTCTATGATGTGCCGGTAGAAATAATGAATAAAGACGGCTATTATTACGCATTCTTCGTGGGGTAAAATCCTTCCTTCCTATCTGTATGACCCGGTTATTTTATCATTACAGCTTTACAATAAGCACTATTAAGAGTATTATTAATAGTACGAATATGATAATGTAATCTGATCATTATTTCATGGTAACGGGAGGTTGTAATGGGAACAATTATTAGTGCCAATGAGCTTAAAACAAAGGGTGTTGCCGCATTAGACAAAGCCACGGGTTCCGGTGAGGAAGCAATTATATCTGTGAGAGGCAAGAATCGCTTTGTGGTTTTACCCATCGAACAATACAACTATTTAAGAGACTGCGAGTTGGAGGCTGCCCTGCGTGAAGCAAAGGATGATCTTGCAAAGGGCAAGTTCAAAAAAGAAACCGTTGAGAAACATGTCAAGAGAATAACACGTGGCTGAAATTCTATACACGGATAGTTATAACAAAAGGGCGAGGAAATTCCTCAAGAAACATCCGGAACTTCTCGGTCAGTATGAAAAAACACTTAAATTGCTGGAAATCAACCCTTTTCATCCATCGTTAAGGCTGCACAAACTTCAGGGAAGGCTGTCGGACCTGCATTCGGTATCTATCAGCATATCATACAGAATCTCAATCTTCTTTATTATTGAGGATAATCAAATCGTACCCATCGACATTGGAAGTCATGAAGAGGTTTACTAAAAGGAAAGCCGGTAGTATAAGGTATTGACAATCCTCACCTCACTGTTTTGGCTATTGTCTCAAACCCTGCTTTC encodes:
- a CDS encoding type II toxin-antitoxin system Phd/YefM family antitoxin, coding for MGTIISANELKTKGVAALDKATGSGEEAIISVRGKNRFVVLPIEQYNYLRDCELEAALREAKDDLAKGKFKKETVEKHVKRITRG
- a CDS encoding plasmid stabilization protein; amino-acid sequence: MAEILYTDSYNKRARKFLKKHPELLGQYEKTLKLLEINPFHPSLRLHKLQGRLSDLHSVSISISYRISIFFIIEDNQIVPIDIGSHEEVY